A stretch of Caballeronia sp. NK8 DNA encodes these proteins:
- a CDS encoding phenol hydroxylase subunit: protein MQLPAYARPPRAFDITRRFVRFREQRDDGFVEFDFSIGDPALSVELVMPLREYQSFCRANRVIHLTRDEGAQLDLDQSKWRYGQPGLSE from the coding sequence ATGCAATTGCCCGCCTATGCGCGGCCACCGCGCGCATTCGACATCACCCGGCGCTTCGTGCGCTTCAGGGAGCAGCGCGACGATGGCTTCGTCGAGTTCGACTTCTCTATCGGCGATCCGGCGCTGAGCGTCGAGCTGGTGATGCCGCTGCGCGAATACCAGTCGTTCTGCCGCGCGAATCGCGTGATCCATCTGACACGCGACGAAGGCGCGCAGCTCGATCTTGATCAGTCGAAGTGGCGTTACGGACAGCCCGGACTCTCTGAATGA
- a CDS encoding aromatic/alkene monooxygenase hydroxylase subunit beta: MQIDIKTSAVEQVRQTFSHVARRLGADKPASRYQEATFDLQPEVNFHYRPLWQPEFELYDKGRTAIVMNDWYAFKDPRQYYYGAYTTTRAKQQETMEKNLEFVAKRRLLTDLSDEAKAHIATLMVPLRHVEWAANTNNCFVTAYGWGTAITQATMFHCMDRLGIAQYLSRIGLALDGNQGTSLVEGKQRWLDDPMWQGLRRVVEDTMVVKDWFETFVAQNVVLDGLLYPLVYRHIDERIARLHGPGLGMLNEFASAWFDETSRWVDATIKTAAAQSPANAALLAQWTTKWRGAVLDALKPLAIVGLDDDAHHALEAIAQAFDARMAKQGVEVSHG; encoded by the coding sequence ATGCAGATCGACATCAAGACTTCAGCAGTCGAGCAGGTGCGGCAGACCTTCTCGCATGTCGCGCGCCGGCTCGGCGCGGACAAGCCCGCGTCGCGTTATCAGGAAGCGACATTCGACCTTCAGCCCGAGGTCAATTTTCATTATCGCCCGCTGTGGCAGCCGGAGTTCGAGCTGTACGACAAAGGCCGCACGGCAATCGTGATGAACGACTGGTATGCGTTCAAGGACCCGCGCCAGTACTACTACGGCGCGTACACGACCACGCGTGCGAAGCAGCAGGAGACGATGGAGAAGAACCTCGAGTTCGTCGCGAAGCGCCGTCTGCTCACCGATCTCTCCGACGAAGCAAAGGCGCATATCGCCACGCTCATGGTGCCGCTGCGTCACGTCGAATGGGCGGCGAACACCAACAACTGCTTCGTGACCGCTTACGGCTGGGGCACGGCCATCACGCAGGCGACGATGTTCCATTGCATGGACCGGCTCGGCATCGCGCAGTATCTGTCGCGCATCGGGCTTGCGCTCGACGGCAATCAGGGCACGTCGCTCGTGGAAGGCAAGCAACGCTGGCTCGACGATCCGATGTGGCAGGGACTGCGCCGCGTCGTCGAAGACACGATGGTCGTGAAGGACTGGTTCGAAACCTTCGTCGCGCAGAACGTCGTGCTCGATGGCCTGCTCTATCCGCTCGTGTACCGGCACATCGATGAGCGCATCGCGCGTCTGCACGGTCCCGGACTCGGCATGCTCAACGAGTTCGCGAGCGCATGGTTCGACGAGACGAGCCGCTGGGTCGACGCGACCATCAAGACCGCCGCCGCGCAATCGCCGGCCAACGCTGCCTTGCTCGCGCAATGGACCACGAAGTGGCGCGGCGCGGTGCTCGACGCGTTGAAGCCGCTCGCCATCGTTGGTCTCGATGACGACGCGCATCACGCGCTCGAAGCGATCGCGCAGGCGTTCGACGCGCGCATGGCGAAACAGGGCGTGGAGGTGAGCCATGGCTGA
- a CDS encoding aromatic/alkene/methane monooxygenase hydroxylase/oxygenase subunit alpha has translation MSTQPNTPKKLSIKENYAMLTRGLGWDTTYQPMDEVFPYDRFEGIKVHDWDKWEDPFRLTMDAYWKYQGEKERKLYAIIDAFQQNNGQFNVTDPRYINALKLFLTGVSPLEYAAHRGFALAGRNFRGAGARIACQMQAIDELRHAQTQVHTISHYNKYFNGFHDFRHMHDRVWYLSVPKSYFEDAMSAGPFEFVTAISFSFEYVLTNLLFMPFMSGAAFNGDMATVTFGFSAQSDESRHMTLGLEVVKFLLEQDPGNVPIIQKWIDKWFWRGYRLLTLVAMMMDYMLPKRIMSWQEAWETYFEKNGGALFHDLERYGIRMPKYHDVAMKEKDRLSHEAWGIFYNYTHAAALHTWIPSDDEMQWLAQKYPATFDKLYRPRLEYWRDEQKAGRRFYNDTLPMLCQTCQIPMAFTEPDDPTKICYRESDYLGNKFHFCSDGCKDIFDNEPEKYVQAWMPVQQIYQGNCFPEDADPAAPDFDPMREVLRYYHIHAGEDGHEFEDSPDRANWLRWTGKPSHGGEEAPEANQQAA, from the coding sequence ATGAGCACACAACCGAACACGCCGAAGAAGCTGAGCATCAAGGAAAACTACGCGATGCTCACGCGCGGCCTCGGCTGGGACACCACCTATCAGCCGATGGACGAAGTTTTCCCCTACGACCGCTTCGAAGGCATCAAGGTGCACGACTGGGACAAGTGGGAAGACCCGTTCCGTCTCACGATGGACGCGTACTGGAAGTATCAGGGCGAAAAGGAGCGCAAGCTCTACGCGATCATCGACGCGTTCCAGCAGAACAACGGCCAGTTCAACGTCACCGATCCGCGCTATATCAACGCGCTCAAGCTCTTTCTGACCGGCGTGAGCCCGCTCGAATATGCGGCGCATCGCGGTTTCGCGCTCGCGGGCCGCAACTTTCGCGGCGCGGGCGCGCGCATCGCGTGCCAGATGCAGGCGATCGATGAACTGCGTCATGCGCAGACGCAGGTGCATACGATCAGCCACTACAACAAGTACTTCAACGGCTTTCACGACTTCAGGCACATGCACGACCGCGTGTGGTACCTCTCCGTGCCGAAGTCGTACTTCGAGGACGCGATGAGCGCCGGCCCGTTCGAGTTCGTGACGGCCATCTCGTTCTCGTTCGAATACGTGCTGACCAATCTGCTGTTCATGCCGTTCATGTCGGGCGCGGCGTTCAACGGCGACATGGCGACGGTCACGTTCGGTTTCTCCGCGCAGTCCGACGAATCGCGCCACATGACGCTCGGTCTCGAAGTCGTGAAGTTCCTGCTGGAGCAGGACCCAGGCAACGTGCCGATCATCCAGAAGTGGATCGACAAGTGGTTCTGGCGCGGCTATCGGCTGCTCACGCTCGTCGCGATGATGATGGACTACATGCTGCCCAAGCGGATCATGTCGTGGCAGGAAGCGTGGGAAACCTACTTCGAGAAGAATGGCGGCGCGCTCTTTCACGACCTCGAACGCTATGGCATTCGCATGCCGAAATATCACGACGTCGCGATGAAGGAGAAAGACCGCCTCTCGCACGAAGCGTGGGGCATCTTCTACAACTACACGCACGCGGCGGCGCTGCACACGTGGATTCCTTCCGACGATGAAATGCAGTGGCTCGCGCAAAAGTATCCGGCCACGTTCGACAAGCTGTATCGCCCGCGCCTCGAATACTGGCGCGATGAGCAGAAGGCCGGCCGCCGCTTCTACAACGACACGCTGCCGATGCTGTGTCAGACCTGCCAGATACCGATGGCCTTCACCGAGCCCGACGACCCGACCAAGATCTGTTATCGCGAGAGCGATTACCTCGGCAACAAGTTCCATTTCTGTTCCGACGGCTGCAAGGACATTTTCGACAACGAGCCCGAGAAATACGTGCAGGCCTGGATGCCCGTGCAGCAGATCTATCAGGGCAACTGCTTCCCCGAAGATGCCGATCCGGCCGCGCCGGACTTCGATCCGATGCGTGAAGTGCTGCGCTATTACCACATTCACGCAGGCGAAGATGGCCACGAGTTCGAGGACTCGCCCGATCGCGCGAACTGGCTGCGCTGGACCGGCAAGCCGAGCCACGGCGGCGAGGAAGCACCCGAAGCGAATCAGCAGGCCGCGTAA
- a CDS encoding DUF3667 domain-containing protein, with protein sequence MPATEPWICPTCAHHVTTPFCPMCGESPLRPPDLTLRGIGAKVLHAATSIDGRLLRTFWVLLRHPGELTVAHLNGKRMPFVPPFQLFLVANAFFFALQSLTDTQVFGSTLESHLYHQDWSPLARSLAAERVARLRTDVAQYTATFDRAAVLNAKSLIILMVVPFTLSLRMIFLRSRKPFVTFVYFSLHLYAFLLLVFSLALAVAAIDIRLGGLGLSSPFIDNLLSVVNLCFCGGYIFLAIKPVFGSRGKARVVQAVALALVAGLIVLGYRFTIFLVTLYTT encoded by the coding sequence ATGCCTGCGACCGAACCCTGGATATGTCCGACGTGTGCCCATCATGTCACCACACCTTTTTGCCCGATGTGCGGCGAAAGCCCGCTTCGGCCTCCCGATCTGACGTTGCGCGGGATCGGCGCGAAGGTCCTGCACGCGGCGACGAGCATCGACGGACGACTGCTGCGTACGTTCTGGGTTCTGCTGCGTCATCCAGGCGAGCTGACGGTCGCGCATCTGAATGGAAAGCGCATGCCTTTCGTGCCGCCGTTCCAGTTGTTCCTGGTCGCAAATGCGTTCTTTTTCGCGTTGCAGTCCCTGACCGACACGCAGGTGTTCGGCTCGACGCTGGAGTCTCATCTCTATCATCAGGACTGGAGTCCGCTGGCGCGCTCGCTGGCGGCGGAGCGCGTCGCGAGATTGCGGACGGACGTGGCGCAGTACACGGCAACGTTCGATCGTGCGGCGGTGCTCAATGCCAAGTCGCTGATCATTCTCATGGTGGTTCCGTTCACTTTGTCGTTGCGGATGATCTTTCTCCGTTCGCGCAAACCGTTCGTCACCTTTGTCTATTTCTCTCTCCATCTCTACGCGTTCCTGCTATTGGTGTTCTCGCTCGCGCTAGCCGTCGCGGCTATCGATATTCGCCTGGGCGGACTCGGACTCAGTTCGCCATTCATCGACAACCTTCTGTCGGTCGTCAATCTCTGCTTCTGCGGAGGCTATATCTTTCTTGCGATCAAACCCGTCTTCGGCTCGCGCGGTAAAGCAAGAGTCGTTCAGGCCGTGGCATTGGCGCTGGTGGCGGGTCTGATCGTTCTTGGCTATCGATTCACCATCTTTCTGGTCACGCTTTATACGACGTAA
- a CDS encoding NADH:ubiquinone reductase (Na(+)-transporting) subunit F, with product MSYQLTIEPIGQTIEIEDEQTILDACMRAGVWLPHACCHGLCATCKVQVLDGEIEHGQASPFALMDFERDERKCLACCATAQSDLTIEADIDEDEDAQHFPVRDYTGRVKEMIDLTPTIKGIFVELDGDGIEFQAGQYVNVHIPGEDMPRAFSLADKPASRTVIELNVRRVPGGKGTGYLHERIGAGDEIRFSGPYGRFFVRKSDAQPVILIAGGSGLSSPKSMLIDMLEENDARKITLVYGARNRAELYYHELFLQLEREHANFTYVPALSDEAADSPWQGFRGYVHDAAKAHFDNVFRGHKAYLCGPPVMIEAAIRTLMQGQLFERDIYTEKFLTSADGAEALAKSPLFKSI from the coding sequence ATGAGCTATCAACTGACCATCGAGCCGATCGGGCAGACCATCGAGATCGAGGACGAGCAGACCATACTCGACGCCTGCATGCGCGCGGGCGTATGGCTGCCGCATGCGTGCTGCCACGGCCTGTGCGCCACCTGCAAGGTGCAGGTGCTGGACGGCGAGATCGAGCACGGGCAGGCTTCGCCGTTCGCGCTGATGGACTTCGAGCGCGACGAGCGCAAGTGCCTCGCCTGCTGTGCGACCGCGCAATCGGATCTGACGATCGAAGCCGATATCGACGAAGACGAGGACGCTCAGCACTTTCCCGTGCGCGACTACACCGGCCGCGTGAAGGAGATGATCGATCTCACGCCGACGATCAAAGGCATCTTCGTCGAACTGGACGGCGACGGCATCGAGTTTCAGGCTGGGCAGTACGTGAACGTGCACATACCGGGCGAGGACATGCCGCGCGCGTTTTCTCTGGCTGACAAGCCCGCGTCGCGCACGGTCATCGAGCTGAACGTGCGGCGGGTGCCCGGCGGCAAGGGCACGGGCTATCTGCACGAACGGATCGGCGCCGGCGACGAGATCCGCTTCAGCGGTCCGTATGGGCGCTTCTTCGTGCGCAAGTCGGACGCGCAGCCGGTGATCCTGATCGCGGGCGGCTCGGGCCTGTCGAGTCCGAAATCGATGCTGATCGACATGCTCGAAGAGAACGACGCGCGCAAGATCACGCTCGTCTATGGCGCGCGCAATCGCGCGGAGCTCTACTACCACGAGCTGTTTCTGCAACTCGAACGCGAGCACGCGAATTTCACCTACGTGCCGGCATTGTCCGATGAAGCGGCGGATTCGCCATGGCAAGGTTTTCGCGGCTATGTGCACGACGCGGCGAAGGCGCATTTCGACAACGTCTTTCGCGGACACAAGGCGTATCTGTGCGGGCCGCCCGTGATGATCGAAGCGGCGATCCGCACGCTGATGCAGGGTCAGCTATTCGAGCGCGATATCTATACGGAGAAGTTTCTCACCAGCGCGGACGGCGCCGAGGCGCTCGCGAAAAGTCCGCTGTTCAAATCGATCTGA
- a CDS encoding sigma-54-dependent Fis family transcriptional regulator, with translation MVAPKGGPVDSLRYPDIADLMSRLHFSPGDGRIWLDEQRMLLVHTGAMGTMRRELIESLGIDAARGLLTRMGYNSGARDAELARRVRPENTITEMFAVGPQLHMLEGMTMVEPVRLEIDVERGQYYGEFIWKNCAEDEEHVRIYGIGAEPVCWTQLGYAAGYTSVFMGRPILYREVECRALGQPHCRIIGKPVEEWGEEAADDLRFMQAQTFTKGLSASGATSEGAFGDVNMVGASPGFNAVCHMIKRVAGTRATVLFLGESGVGKEVCARTLHRISARGDGPFVAVNCAAIPEALVESELFGVDKGGYTDATQSRPGRFERAHGGTLFLDEIGILSMTAQGKLLRALQEGEIERVGGTETKRVDVRVVAATNLDLRDEIRAGRFREDLYFRLNVFPIRVPSLRERREDLPVLLNHMLRRYRERHERDVTGFTPRALDALLNYGWPGNIRELENIVERGVILANDGGAIDIGHLFTSGESIVTETFGIGDDGSLMASHALSARADDAGGDEVERVTRKVNSLLLGIGGDVEPTSLDDIETALLRSAVQRADGNLSAAARTLGITRPQLVYRLKSRGLRL, from the coding sequence ATGGTGGCGCCCAAGGGCGGTCCCGTCGACAGTCTTCGCTATCCCGACATCGCCGATCTGATGTCGCGCCTGCACTTCTCTCCCGGCGACGGGCGCATCTGGCTCGACGAACAACGCATGCTGCTCGTGCATACCGGCGCGATGGGCACGATGCGCCGCGAGTTGATCGAGAGTCTCGGCATCGATGCCGCGCGCGGATTGCTCACGCGCATGGGCTATAACTCCGGCGCGCGCGATGCCGAGCTCGCGCGGCGTGTTCGCCCCGAGAACACCATCACGGAAATGTTCGCGGTCGGGCCGCAATTGCACATGCTCGAAGGCATGACCATGGTCGAGCCGGTGCGCCTCGAGATCGATGTCGAGCGCGGCCAGTACTACGGTGAATTCATCTGGAAAAACTGTGCGGAGGATGAGGAGCACGTACGCATCTACGGCATCGGCGCGGAGCCGGTGTGCTGGACGCAGCTCGGCTATGCGGCCGGTTACACGAGCGTGTTCATGGGAAGACCGATTCTCTACCGCGAAGTGGAATGCCGTGCGCTCGGCCAGCCGCATTGCCGCATCATCGGCAAGCCGGTGGAGGAATGGGGCGAGGAAGCCGCCGACGATCTGCGATTCATGCAGGCGCAGACGTTCACCAAAGGACTGTCCGCATCGGGCGCGACGAGCGAAGGCGCGTTCGGCGACGTGAACATGGTCGGCGCATCGCCGGGCTTCAACGCGGTATGCCACATGATCAAGCGTGTCGCGGGCACCCGCGCGACGGTGCTGTTCCTCGGCGAGAGCGGCGTCGGCAAGGAAGTGTGCGCGCGCACGCTGCACCGGATCAGCGCGCGCGGCGACGGCCCGTTCGTCGCGGTGAACTGCGCGGCGATTCCCGAGGCGCTGGTCGAATCCGAACTCTTCGGCGTGGACAAGGGCGGCTATACCGATGCCACGCAAAGCCGCCCCGGACGCTTCGAGCGCGCGCACGGCGGCACGCTGTTTCTCGACGAGATCGGCATACTCAGCATGACCGCGCAAGGCAAGCTGCTGCGTGCGCTGCAGGAGGGCGAGATCGAGCGCGTGGGCGGTACGGAGACGAAGCGCGTCGATGTGCGCGTGGTCGCCGCGACGAACCTCGATCTGCGCGATGAAATCCGCGCGGGGCGCTTTCGCGAGGACCTGTACTTCCGGCTGAACGTGTTCCCGATTCGCGTGCCTTCACTGCGCGAGCGCCGCGAGGATTTGCCGGTCCTGCTCAATCACATGCTGCGCAGATATCGCGAGCGGCACGAGCGCGATGTCACCGGCTTCACGCCGCGCGCACTCGATGCACTGCTGAACTACGGCTGGCCGGGGAATATCCGCGAGCTGGAGAACATCGTGGAGCGGGGCGTGATTCTCGCCAACGACGGCGGTGCGATCGATATCGGCCATCTCTTCACGAGCGGCGAGAGCATCGTGACGGAGACGTTCGGCATCGGCGACGATGGGTCGCTGATGGCGTCGCACGCGTTGTCGGCACGCGCGGACGATGCGGGTGGCGACGAGGTCGAGCGCGTTACGCGCAAGGTCAACAGCCTGCTGCTGGGAATCGGCGGCGATGTCGAGCCTACATCGCTCGACGACATCGAAACCGCGTTGCTCAGGAGCGCGGTGCAGCGCGCCGACGGCAATCTGTCGGCGGCGGCGCGCACGCTCGGCATCACACGGCCGCAACTGGTGTACCGTCTCAAGAGCCGGGGATTGCGCCTCTAG
- the catA gene encoding catechol 1,2-dioxygenase, protein MNHDTIDALLQTINDSATSEGNPRTKAIVNRVVRDLFHTIEDLDVTPDEFWTALNFLTETGKRGEFGLIAAGLGFEHFLDLRLDDAEQKAGMEGGTPRTIEGPLYVAGAPESNGHARIDDGTDPGQTLVMRGRVLGDDGKPLAHALVEVWHANHLGNYSYFDASQPAFNLRGSIRADAQGRYSFRSVVPVGYSVPPGGKTEQLLDQLGRHGHRPAHIHFFVSSPGYRKLTTQINIEDDPYLWDDFAFATRDGLVPELKKAEGAQGEPYGVTGNFALIDFDFTLSRERGDVPTTQVQRARAAA, encoded by the coding sequence ATGAACCACGATACGATCGACGCCCTCTTGCAAACGATCAACGACAGCGCGACGAGCGAAGGCAATCCGCGCACGAAGGCCATCGTCAACCGCGTCGTGCGGGATCTGTTTCATACGATCGAGGACCTCGATGTTACGCCGGACGAATTCTGGACCGCGCTCAATTTCCTGACCGAGACGGGCAAGCGCGGGGAATTCGGCCTGATCGCGGCGGGACTCGGCTTCGAACATTTTCTCGACCTGCGGCTCGACGATGCGGAGCAGAAGGCGGGCATGGAAGGCGGCACGCCGCGCACGATCGAAGGGCCGCTGTATGTCGCGGGCGCGCCCGAGTCGAATGGCCATGCGCGCATCGACGACGGCACGGATCCCGGCCAGACCCTCGTGATGCGCGGCCGCGTGCTGGGCGATGACGGCAAGCCGCTCGCGCACGCGCTGGTCGAGGTATGGCACGCGAATCATCTGGGCAACTACTCGTACTTCGACGCGTCGCAGCCCGCGTTTAATCTGCGCGGCTCGATCCGCGCCGATGCGCAAGGCCGCTACAGCTTCCGCAGCGTCGTGCCGGTGGGATACAGCGTGCCGCCGGGCGGCAAGACCGAGCAGTTGCTCGATCAACTCGGGCGGCATGGACACCGGCCCGCGCATATCCACTTCTTCGTGTCGTCGCCGGGTTATCGCAAGCTGACGACGCAGATCAATATCGAAGACGATCCGTATCTGTGGGACGACTTCGCGTTCGCCACGCGCGACGGTCTCGTGCCCGAGCTCAAGAAGGCCGAGGGCGCGCAGGGCGAGCCTTACGGCGTGACAGGCAATTTCGCGCTGATCGACTTCGATTTCACGCTGTCGCGCGAACGCGGCGACGTGCCGACGACGCAAGTGCAGCGCGCACGCGCCGCGGCCTGA
- a CDS encoding phenol hydroxylase subunit P4: MSVIALKKGYRGEIRDRVENYRGKQLLFVGWEDHLMFCAPHCIPVEAATPFRALVDEMLPAMYASHPDWCKADLRAAEWFRSGQPFTPDFDATIGENGLGHKAVIRFRTPGLNGIGGSCS, encoded by the coding sequence ATGTCAGTCATCGCGCTGAAGAAAGGCTATAGAGGCGAGATCAGGGATCGCGTCGAGAACTATCGCGGCAAGCAGTTGCTCTTCGTCGGCTGGGAGGATCATCTGATGTTCTGCGCGCCGCATTGCATTCCAGTCGAAGCGGCCACGCCGTTCCGGGCACTCGTCGACGAGATGCTGCCGGCGATGTATGCCTCGCATCCGGACTGGTGCAAGGCCGATTTGCGCGCCGCCGAATGGTTCAGGTCGGGCCAGCCGTTCACGCCCGATTTCGATGCGACCATCGGCGAGAACGGTCTCGGCCACAAGGCGGTCATTCGTTTCCGCACGCCGGGATTGAACGGCATCGGCGGATCGTGCAGCTAG
- a CDS encoding helix-turn-helix transcriptional regulator, translated as MQRTTTADEKRLHEALNALSNRRRFTILIWLTDPQKHFPPQQDGDLVEDGVCVGVITEKIGLSQPTVTTHMQALANAGLVTSKKIKNWVYYKLDDASIERFLGDLGQVLRRPR; from the coding sequence GATGAGAAGCGGCTGCATGAGGCCCTGAACGCGCTTTCGAACCGCCGCCGATTCACGATTCTGATCTGGCTGACCGATCCGCAGAAGCATTTCCCTCCGCAGCAGGACGGCGACCTCGTCGAGGACGGCGTCTGCGTCGGGGTCATCACGGAGAAGATCGGTCTGAGCCAGCCGACGGTGACCACGCATATGCAGGCTCTTGCAAACGCAGGGCTGGTCACCTCCAAGAAGATCAAGAACTGGGTCTACTACAAACTGGATGACGCCTCGATCGAACGCTTTCTCGGCGATCTTGGTCAGGTTCTGCGTCGGCCTCGATGA
- a CDS encoding MmoB/DmpM family protein — MADSVFIALQANDDSRPIIEAIEADNPHAVVSHFPAMVKIDAVGRLVIRRESIEAIVGRDFDLRELQLNLISLGGNIDETDDEFILEWTA, encoded by the coding sequence ATGGCTGATTCCGTATTCATCGCGTTGCAGGCCAACGACGATTCGCGGCCGATCATCGAAGCGATCGAAGCGGACAACCCGCACGCTGTCGTCAGTCATTTTCCGGCGATGGTCAAGATCGACGCGGTCGGCAGGCTCGTGATCAGGCGCGAGTCGATCGAAGCGATCGTCGGCCGCGACTTCGACCTGCGCGAACTGCAACTGAATCTGATCTCGCTCGGCGGCAACATCGACGAAACCGACGACGAATTCATCCTCGAATGGACAGCCTGA